The genome window TTAACCAGATATTTTCACCCAAAGAAGAAGACCGCATTGAAGCGGCGCTGGGACTGGGCGCCACGAACCGGTTCCTGTCGTACAAATATCTCATTCCATTGTTACAGGATCCCAACAAACGGGTGCGTGAAGCGGCCATATACACGGCAGGCGAGTTGAAAAGGGCAGAGCTGTGGCCATTTTTAATGGAGCAAATGGAGACCGATCGTTACTTTACCGTTGCTTTCGATGCGCTGGTGAAGTCGGGACCGCCTTTGTTGAAATACATTGAAAAATCATTTTTAAGCAATGAGGATAACCGTTACCGGCAGCTGCATTTGCTTAAAATCGTGGAGCAGATCGGTGGTCCGGAAGCGATCCGGTTTTTGCGCAGAAACCTGGAAAATCCCAACCGTTTTGTAAAAGACAAGGTGCTGGAAGCATTGCGGAACCTGCGTTACACCTGCAACACCACGGAGCAAACATTCATGCTGAACGAGCTGGACGAACATCTGAAAACGTTCGCCTGGCTGCTCTCGGCGCAGCACGATCTTTCGGATGCCTATGAGCCGGAAAGCCAGCTGATGCTGAATCTGGAGCGGGAGAGGATGCGGATCATGCGTAAAGCTTTCATTGTTCTGGAAGCCGTTTATGGCTCCCGTTTTCACGCCGTAACATTGCTCAAAGGCGATCAGGCAACCGATGCACGCGACTACCTGACCGAGATCTGTGACCTGCTTTTGCCCGAAAACATTAAAAACAAAGTCCTGCCATATCTCGATAGCGACTCGCTGGACGAAATGCGCCGCCGCTATGCGGAAATTTACCCGCTGGCAACATTGTCCGTGGAAGAGCGTCTGATCGACATTATTAATAAGGATTACACCAGGATTTCGCGCTGGACGAAGGCGGTCGCGATCAAAGAGTTGCGCCATTTTGATGCCGGAATTGTGACGCCTGTGCTGGTTGCCAATGCGGTTTCCAGGTCTAAGATTATTTCTGAAACATCATTTTACGTCCTCCGAATTGTAAATCCGGCCCGTTTCCGCTCCTTAATGGAAGCAATGACCAGGAAAAATGATGCTTTTCACATTGAAATCATGAAGCCGCTTGAATGGCTTTCGACCGAAGAAGATCTGCTTGTTTCCAAGCTCCGCCGCCTGCGCGAAACGCATGCATTAGGCGGACTGCTAAGCGGGGAGTTGCAAAAAGTGCTGCTGACTTCGGCCTACTTCCAGGAAGAGAGCGGGGAAGTGGTAGATCTGCGGAAACAACTCAGCGACGGCGACGTTTCCATCCTTGTGACTTATGGTAAATTGTTTTTCTCTAAAATCGGCGCAATGGAAGCCGGTAACATCCGCAATGTGGCGGAACTGACGGCAATGGGTGTGGCTATGATCCCAAATGTGCTGGAAGACACGGAGTTCTATATCATTGAAAATTTTCTTTTAAAAGATCTTAATATCAGGCAAAATGTGGAGGAAAGTGTTGAGATCCATTAAGTTACTAATCATTCTGATCTGTCTGACCGGCTCGGAAAAGCTTTGGGCACAGCTTGCAAATGTGGCAAAGCCGGACGTGGGAAGGCCATTGTCGGGCTATTATTCTTCTGCCGAATATCGTGCACACGACCAAAACTTCGCCATAGCCCAGGACAGGGCAGGCATGATGTATTTTGCCAATTTTGCGGGGGTACTTGAATTTGACGGCGTGGA of Dyadobacter chenhuakuii contains these proteins:
- a CDS encoding HEAT repeat domain-containing protein; translation: MKKIKDISRMLNIRKDEESLVSLLMAYSFFMGGATALFYTVVASSFLMSFDRLMLPQVYVVGGVFVYLLGLGLTRIQKRIPFNRLGENALLFLIVSIAVFLVIYHLTGSKWVFFFLFIWNRIFVLVNGVTFWAVVVKLFNFQQSKRLSSLINSGEVFSSVIMYLAVPALVKILPIDSLLILAVGFLIVCAVLLRKIHKRHVTTDHTRIEIKPKPAEHLATDAVDPKYFRNIFLLALLPVFALFYVEYIFFTESRNVFPNKESLASFLGFFFGISAILEFFIKTFFYNKLISKYGLKLGILILPLSLVFSFAVSVIYGLGYDTAAIFFACIALSRFFMSAVRKAIAEPAYQVLYQPIQARFRLNVQGRIEGRAKAMGGLAAGVLLFVLVNISRMDALQLAILFLVVAVCWTFVAFVGENSYKKMVRDKIFNFPEKSKKNASYTPGQAISEKPFEQLINQIFSPKEEDRIEAALGLGATNRFLSYKYLIPLLQDPNKRVREAAIYTAGELKRAELWPFLMEQMETDRYFTVAFDALVKSGPPLLKYIEKSFLSNEDNRYRQLHLLKIVEQIGGPEAIRFLRRNLENPNRFVKDKVLEALRNLRYTCNTTEQTFMLNELDEHLKTFAWLLSAQHDLSDAYEPESQLMLNLERERMRIMRKAFIVLEAVYGSRFHAVTLLKGDQATDARDYLTEICDLLLPENIKNKVLPYLDSDSLDEMRRRYAEIYPLATLSVEERLIDIINKDYTRISRWTKAVAIKELRHFDAGIVTPVLVANAVSRSKIISETSFYVLRIVNPARFRSLMEAMTRKNDAFHIEIMKPLEWLSTEEDLLVSKLRRLRETHALGGLLSGELQKVLLTSAYFQEESGEVVDLRKQLSDGDVSILVTYGKLFFSKIGAMEAGNIRNVAELTAMGVAMIPNVLEDTEFYIIENFLLKDLNIRQNVEESVEIH